Proteins encoded in a region of the Agromyces protaetiae genome:
- a CDS encoding tetratricopeptide repeat protein — translation MIAARPFDGPTSISDEQLEVMYLGLPTKGRLAFDEAELALIDEGLRVNPDDYFLWCARAALMTDASEAVECYSQALRVRPLASHALYNRGRKLLGLASTAMAAADLRAATVLDPDEPWKWHFLGVSLYFLERYEDAVAAFEAAVAAAERAGEPLLPFELEWVWNCHMKRGDADEAAASISRVDERTPVLPSEATYKRRILLYRGALTEAEFLDGIDREDAVEAANQLYGYANHLHYLRGDTAGSVAVLREVLATAPGGAGWGAKMAALDLVERERQLQRGDAANHPEPREKKGGSL, via the coding sequence ATGATCGCGGCGCGGCCGTTCGACGGCCCCACGTCGATCTCGGACGAGCAGCTGGAGGTGATGTACCTCGGCCTGCCGACGAAGGGCCGGCTCGCGTTCGACGAGGCGGAGCTCGCGCTGATCGACGAGGGGTTGCGCGTGAACCCCGACGACTATTTCCTGTGGTGTGCGCGAGCAGCGCTCATGACGGATGCGAGTGAGGCGGTCGAGTGCTACAGCCAGGCGCTCCGCGTGCGGCCGCTCGCCTCGCACGCGCTCTACAACCGCGGGCGAAAGCTGCTCGGTCTCGCGTCCACGGCGATGGCCGCGGCCGATCTCCGCGCGGCGACCGTGCTCGATCCCGACGAGCCGTGGAAGTGGCATTTCCTCGGCGTGAGCCTGTACTTCCTGGAGCGTTACGAGGACGCGGTCGCCGCCTTCGAGGCGGCGGTCGCCGCCGCCGAGCGTGCCGGCGAGCCCCTGCTGCCGTTCGAACTGGAATGGGTCTGGAACTGCCACATGAAGCGCGGCGACGCCGACGAGGCCGCCGCGAGCATCTCGCGCGTGGACGAGCGCACGCCCGTGCTCCCGAGCGAGGCCACCTACAAGCGCCGGATCCTGCTCTACCGCGGCGCGCTCACCGAGGCGGAGTTCCTCGACGGCATCGATCGCGAGGACGCCGTCGAGGCGGCCAACCAGTTGTACGGCTACGCCAATCACCTGCACTACCTGCGCGGCGACACCGCGGGATCCGTGGCGGTGCTGCGTGAGGTGCTCGCGACCGCGCCCGGAGGCGCGGGCTGGGGCGCCAAGATGGCCGCGCTCGATCTGGTCGAGCGCGAGCGGCAGCTGCAGCGCGGGGATGCCGCGAACCACCCTGAACCTCGAGAGAAGAAAGGCGGATCACTGTGA
- a CDS encoding tetratricopeptide repeat protein: MIREESWKQILEIAYGSGPAKGYIWMEKDEEAKVDAGLAENPYDYSLLTAKAILNFNHDANVSIDYFSRALAIQPFDSHQLYNRGRKYLNTGRHSEGLADLELAVRLDAEDNWKWHYLGVGYWMEGRLEEALPNFVKAQEVSARHNQDLISCEADWLWTTYMHLGRPEEAAAAIADITEDTLVVPVIGDDEGYRDACLLLNGRMPVEEYVKTISAENEGGASNGLFTVAKYYYYVEKDLDKAIDYLRKTLADPIGKGWGFRFAKMNEAKWEAEYAAARGAN; the protein is encoded by the coding sequence GTGATTCGGGAAGAGAGTTGGAAGCAGATCCTGGAGATCGCGTACGGCAGCGGGCCTGCCAAGGGCTACATCTGGATGGAGAAGGACGAGGAGGCGAAGGTCGATGCGGGGCTCGCAGAGAACCCGTACGACTACTCCCTGCTCACGGCCAAGGCCATCCTCAACTTCAACCACGATGCGAACGTCTCGATCGACTACTTCTCGCGCGCGCTCGCGATTCAGCCGTTCGACTCGCACCAGCTGTACAACCGTGGCCGGAAGTACCTGAACACGGGCCGGCATTCGGAGGGGCTCGCCGACCTGGAGCTCGCCGTCCGCCTGGATGCCGAGGACAACTGGAAGTGGCACTATCTCGGCGTCGGGTACTGGATGGAGGGCCGGCTCGAAGAGGCACTGCCGAACTTCGTGAAGGCGCAAGAGGTCTCGGCACGCCACAACCAGGACCTGATCAGCTGCGAGGCCGACTGGCTGTGGACGACGTACATGCACCTCGGGCGCCCGGAGGAAGCCGCGGCGGCGATCGCCGACATCACGGAGGACACCCTGGTCGTGCCGGTCATCGGTGACGACGAGGGATACCGTGACGCGTGCCTGCTCCTGAACGGCCGGATGCCGGTCGAGGAGTACGTGAAGACGATCAGCGCAGAGAACGAGGGCGGCGCCTCCAACGGGCTGTTCACGGTCGCCAAGTACTACTACTACGTCGAGAAGGACCTCGACAAGGCGATCGACTACCTGCGCAAGACGCTCGCCGACCCGATCGGCAAAGGCTGGGGTTTCCGCTTCGCGAAGATGAACGAAGCCAAGTGGGAGGCCGAGTACGCCGCAGCGCGCGGCGCGAACTGA
- a CDS encoding Sapep family Mn(2+)-dependent dipeptidase: protein MGLSEAEQRVRADAHAWFDDHRDEFVSTLVDWVRIPSVSRADLAEPGAPFGREVARMLDAIARTAESSGLEVCSHDGYAVSVRHGAEDREIGLISHIDVVPAGDGWHFDPFEPTVRDGYVIGRGVRDNKGAALLDVSLLRFFRDRGHPLRCGLRVILGGAEETGMADMEHYVRTARVPEVSLVTDGFFPVNHVQHGRIAVEVRLPWSPAAGVLSTDGTTNSVPARARARFEDADVVAGLERILRLGETPRDGVQAHREGEALVVEAEGMAGHPAFPGSTVNAVAVLAEFVLRSGALSGTDRLVADLLARLLGDQYGVGAGLDRTDDSGRLTLNGGALECRDGELHLTMTIRHPVRQEARDILRQLDTLVAPLGGAVEELSIVPPHVVPADDPIVELLRATFDDATGATTRPMAMGGGTHARVVPNSHTFGPGLFTDQAIEYAARRQAGFLPAGHGDPHGPDECVAIDNLRMAFGIYAVALTRLDELTRLDELARLDEVVR, encoded by the coding sequence ATGGGGCTGAGCGAGGCAGAACAGCGGGTGCGCGCCGACGCGCACGCGTGGTTCGACGACCACCGAGACGAGTTCGTGTCGACCCTCGTCGACTGGGTGCGGATTCCGAGCGTGAGCCGAGCCGACCTTGCGGAGCCCGGCGCGCCGTTCGGCCGGGAGGTCGCACGCATGCTGGACGCCATCGCGCGCACCGCCGAGTCCTCCGGGCTCGAGGTCTGCTCGCACGACGGGTACGCCGTCTCGGTGCGGCACGGGGCGGAGGATCGCGAGATCGGCCTGATCTCGCACATCGACGTCGTGCCGGCCGGCGATGGCTGGCACTTCGACCCGTTCGAGCCGACCGTCCGGGATGGGTACGTCATCGGGCGTGGCGTGCGCGACAACAAGGGTGCGGCGCTGCTCGACGTCTCGCTGCTCCGGTTCTTCCGCGATCGGGGCCATCCGCTGCGGTGCGGCCTGCGGGTCATCCTCGGCGGTGCCGAGGAGACGGGCATGGCCGACATGGAGCACTACGTGCGCACCGCACGGGTCCCCGAGGTGTCGCTCGTGACGGACGGATTCTTCCCGGTGAACCACGTGCAACACGGCCGGATCGCGGTCGAGGTGCGACTGCCGTGGTCGCCGGCGGCCGGGGTCCTGTCCACGGACGGGACCACCAACTCGGTGCCGGCACGAGCGCGGGCCAGGTTCGAGGACGCCGACGTGGTCGCCGGCCTGGAGCGCATCCTGCGTCTCGGGGAGACACCGCGGGACGGTGTCCAGGCTCACCGGGAGGGGGAGGCGCTCGTCGTCGAGGCGGAGGGCATGGCCGGGCACCCGGCGTTCCCCGGCTCGACGGTGAACGCGGTGGCGGTGCTCGCCGAGTTCGTGCTGCGTTCCGGCGCGCTCTCGGGCACCGACCGGCTCGTGGCCGATCTGCTGGCACGGCTCCTCGGCGACCAGTACGGCGTCGGGGCGGGTCTCGACCGGACCGACGATTCCGGCAGGCTGACCCTCAACGGCGGCGCGCTCGAGTGCCGGGACGGCGAGCTGCACCTCACGATGACCATCCGTCATCCCGTGCGGCAGGAGGCGCGGGACATCCTGCGCCAGCTCGACACGCTGGTCGCGCCGCTCGGCGGCGCGGTCGAAGAACTGAGCATCGTCCCGCCGCACGTGGTGCCGGCGGATGACCCGATCGTCGAGCTGCTCCGGGCGACCTTCGACGATGCGACGGGGGCGACGACCCGGCCGATGGCCATGGGCGGCGGGACGCACGCCAGAGTCGTGCCGAACTCGCACACATTCGGTCCGGGCCTGTTCACCGATCAGGCCATCGAGTACGCCGCTCGGCGCCAGGCCGGGTTCCTGCCGGCGGGGCACGGCGATCCGCACGGCCCCGACGAGTGCGTCGCGATCGACAACCTGCGCATGGCGTTCGGCATCTACGCCGTCGCGCTGACACGACTGGATGAGCTGACACGACTGGATGAGCTGGCGAGACTGGACGAGGTGGTGAGATGA
- a CDS encoding ABC transporter ATP-binding protein — protein MTNDAMTPKAPLLEVRGLSVEFLIGDDHARAVDDVSFRVYEDEVLGVVGESGSGKSVAMAALTQLLPSNASIPTGEIVYRGRDLLDLSAKQLRSEIRGSEIATIFQDPMTSLNPVMTVGAQIVEALRLHGRYSRRAARERAVELLELVGIRDAQDAFRRYPHEYSGGMRQRVMISIAVASDPSLIIADEPTTALDVTIQRQVIDVLVQLRAQRHTSVIFISHDLDLVADIADRIVIMYAGQIVESGSVRDIFDNPLHPYTKLLLRSVPQSTKDRGELPTIAGSVPAILDIPRGTCRIAPRVPWLPDDAHEEAPELREVEPGHAVRCVCYRSFTYPDPSEMSEEAA, from the coding sequence ATGACCAACGACGCGATGACGCCGAAGGCTCCGCTCCTGGAGGTGCGCGGACTGAGCGTGGAGTTCCTGATCGGCGACGACCACGCCAGAGCGGTCGACGACGTCAGCTTCCGGGTCTACGAGGATGAGGTCCTCGGCGTGGTCGGCGAGTCGGGGTCGGGCAAGAGCGTCGCGATGGCGGCGCTCACCCAGCTGTTGCCGTCGAACGCGTCGATCCCGACCGGAGAGATCGTCTACCGCGGCCGCGACCTGCTCGACCTGAGCGCCAAGCAGCTGCGGTCCGAGATCCGGGGCAGCGAGATCGCCACGATCTTCCAGGACCCGATGACCAGCCTGAATCCCGTCATGACCGTCGGGGCGCAGATCGTGGAGGCGCTCCGCCTGCACGGCAGGTACTCGCGACGGGCGGCGAGGGAACGCGCCGTCGAACTGCTCGAGCTCGTCGGGATCCGGGACGCGCAGGACGCGTTCCGCCGGTATCCCCACGAATACTCGGGCGGGATGCGGCAGCGCGTGATGATCTCGATCGCCGTGGCATCCGACCCCTCGCTGATCATCGCGGACGAGCCGACGACGGCGCTCGACGTCACCATTCAGCGCCAGGTGATCGACGTGCTCGTCCAGCTCCGCGCGCAGCGGCACACGAGCGTGATCTTCATCAGCCACGACCTCGACCTCGTCGCCGACATCGCCGACCGCATCGTCATCATGTACGCGGGTCAGATCGTCGAATCGGGTTCGGTGCGCGACATCTTCGACAACCCGTTGCATCCGTACACCAAGCTCCTGCTGCGCTCCGTGCCGCAGTCGACGAAGGATCGCGGCGAGCTCCCGACGATCGCCGGCTCCGTTCCGGCGATCCTCGACATCCCGCGCGGCACCTGCCGGATCGCCCCGCGAGTCCCGTGGCTGCCTGACGACGCGCACGAGGAGGCCCCCGAGCTGCGGGAGGTCGAGCCCGGTCACGCGGTGCGCTGCGTCTGCTATCGATCGTTCACGTACCCGGATCCGTCTGAGATGAGTGAGGAGGCGGCGTGA
- a CDS encoding ABC transporter ATP-binding protein, translating into MTEPILEVRDVRKTFRTGGSGPFSPKREVHAVNGVSFDLRAGETLGIVGESGSGKSTLGRLVTSLIPPTSGTVRFKGQEMTTASSDEMRRIRKHIQMIFQNPLASLSPRRMIIDSLTEPMEVFKIGTRVERVERAMELLEEVGLKRAYATRYPHEFSGGQCQRINIARALMLAPDLLVCDEPVSALDVSVQAQVINLLTRLQREHGLSYIIVSHDLNVIRYICDTIAVMQRGEIVEYGPAERVYEDPQHDYTKTLLAAIPGAARHADRTEP; encoded by the coding sequence ATGACCGAACCGATTCTCGAGGTGCGCGACGTGCGGAAGACGTTCCGGACCGGTGGATCCGGGCCGTTCTCACCGAAACGCGAGGTGCACGCGGTCAACGGCGTGTCATTCGACCTGCGTGCCGGCGAGACGCTGGGCATCGTGGGCGAGTCGGGGAGTGGCAAGTCCACGCTCGGCCGTCTCGTGACGAGCCTGATCCCGCCGACGAGTGGAACCGTGCGCTTCAAAGGGCAGGAGATGACGACCGCGTCGTCCGACGAGATGCGCCGCATCCGCAAGCACATCCAGATGATCTTCCAGAACCCGCTGGCGAGTCTGAGTCCGCGGCGCATGATCATCGACTCGCTCACCGAGCCGATGGAGGTCTTCAAGATCGGCACCCGCGTCGAGCGCGTCGAACGCGCGATGGAGCTGCTCGAGGAGGTCGGGCTGAAGCGCGCGTACGCGACCCGGTACCCCCACGAGTTCTCGGGCGGCCAGTGCCAGCGGATCAACATCGCCCGCGCCCTCATGCTGGCGCCCGACCTGCTCGTGTGCGACGAGCCCGTGTCGGCCCTCGACGTCTCGGTCCAGGCCCAGGTGATCAATCTGCTGACCCGCCTGCAGCGCGAGCACGGGCTGAGCTACATCATCGTGTCGCACGATCTCAACGTCATCAGGTACATCTGCGACACGATCGCGGTCATGCAGCGCGGCGAGATCGTCGAGTACGGGCCGGCAGAGCGCGTCTACGAGGACCCGCAGCACGACTACACGAAGACCCTGCTCGCCGCGATCCCGGGTGCGGCCCGGCACGCGGATCGGACCGAGCCGTGA
- a CDS encoding pyridoxal phosphate-dependent decarboxylase family protein: MHEVTAENTQLVDLVLDYSRRRILDTDTPLDKPLAPLELARLAGRTIHEDGIGAARAVSIFEHALAPACITTDHPQYLSFIPTAPTKASIAFDLVVSASALYGGSWLEGAGAVHAENEVLTWLANEFGLPSGAGGVFVQGGTLGNLSALVAAREAARLSAAEAGREQPSRWKVVCSAEAHSSIASAARVMDVEIVTVAPGRDGALRGEAVREALAEHGASVFAVVATGGSTNFGIVDDLASIAALKADHDFWLHVDGAYGLAAMLSPLARDRFAGVEHADSAIVDPHKWLFAPFDACALIYRDPEAGRRAHTQHAEYLDTLTEASEWSPSDYAAHLTRRARGLPLWFSLATYGAAAYREAIGASIRLAADIAAEIAARPGFTLVRDPQLSIVVFERDGWTKADYDAWSQRLLDEQRAFVVPSSHAGRPNTRFAILNPRTTFAQLVAILDSMQ, translated from the coding sequence ATGCACGAGGTCACCGCCGAGAACACCCAGCTCGTCGACCTCGTGCTCGACTACTCGCGTCGGCGCATCCTCGACACCGACACGCCGCTCGACAAGCCGCTCGCCCCGCTCGAGCTCGCGCGACTCGCCGGGCGAACGATCCACGAGGACGGCATCGGCGCCGCGCGCGCCGTATCGATCTTCGAACACGCGCTCGCGCCCGCGTGCATCACGACCGACCACCCGCAGTACCTCTCGTTCATCCCGACCGCGCCGACGAAGGCGTCGATCGCGTTCGACCTGGTCGTCTCGGCGAGCGCGCTCTACGGCGGCTCGTGGCTCGAGGGCGCCGGCGCGGTGCACGCCGAGAACGAGGTGCTCACGTGGCTCGCCAACGAGTTCGGCCTACCGTCCGGTGCGGGCGGCGTCTTCGTCCAGGGCGGCACGCTCGGCAATCTCTCGGCACTGGTCGCGGCGCGCGAGGCGGCGCGACTCTCGGCCGCCGAGGCGGGTCGCGAGCAGCCGAGCCGCTGGAAGGTCGTGTGCAGCGCCGAGGCGCACTCGTCGATCGCGTCGGCGGCACGGGTCATGGACGTCGAGATCGTGACGGTCGCTCCCGGACGTGACGGCGCGCTCCGCGGGGAGGCGGTGCGCGAGGCGCTCGCCGAACACGGGGCATCCGTCTTCGCCGTCGTCGCGACCGGGGGCTCGACGAACTTCGGGATCGTCGACGACCTCGCGTCGATCGCGGCGCTCAAAGCCGACCACGACTTCTGGTTGCACGTCGACGGGGCGTACGGCCTCGCCGCCATGCTGTCGCCGCTCGCGCGCGATCGGTTCGCGGGCGTCGAGCACGCCGACTCGGCGATCGTCGACCCGCACAAATGGCTGTTCGCGCCGTTCGACGCGTGCGCACTCATCTATCGTGACCCGGAGGCCGGCCGCCGCGCGCACACGCAGCACGCCGAGTACCTCGACACGCTCACCGAGGCGAGCGAATGGAGCCCGTCGGACTACGCGGCGCACCTCACGCGGCGGGCACGTGGACTGCCGCTCTGGTTCTCGCTCGCGACCTACGGCGCCGCCGCCTACCGCGAGGCGATCGGCGCCTCCATCCGGCTCGCGGCCGATATCGCGGCCGAGATCGCCGCGCGGCCCGGCTTCACACTCGTGCGCGACCCGCAGCTCTCCATCGTCGTGTTCGAGCGCGACGGGTGGACCAAGGCCGACTACGACGCGTGGTCACAGCGTCTGCTCGACGAACAGCGCGCCTTCGTGGTGCCGAGCTCGCACGCGGGCCGCCCGAACACCCGGTTCGCGATCCTCAATCCGCGCACCACGTTCGCGCAGCTCGTCGCGATTCTCGACTCCATGCAGTGA
- a CDS encoding CDGSH iron-sulfur domain-containing protein, which translates to MTHAAAPSVFACPNGPLIVRGEVEILDEQGEPVDPHRRTVALCRCGASAIRPFCDGSHKLIGFRTVPPERTAAVVYDDSSSSS; encoded by the coding sequence ATGACGCATGCGGCCGCGCCCTCCGTGTTCGCCTGCCCGAATGGCCCGCTCATCGTGCGCGGCGAAGTCGAGATCCTCGATGAGCAGGGCGAGCCGGTCGATCCGCACCGGAGGACGGTCGCGCTCTGCCGGTGCGGCGCCTCCGCGATCCGCCCGTTCTGCGACGGCAGCCACAAGCTCATCGGGTTCCGGACCGTCCCACCGGAGCGCACCGCAGCGGTCGTGTACGACGACTCCAGCTCCTCGAGCTGA
- a CDS encoding iron-containing redox enzyme family protein — MRPPEARGEVSELVLQRLLGTAPVELDPRVAAAAARRSPSLLEDDDVQLALFLLYELHYGGVEGVEDDLEWEPGVLAFRREIERAYEAELREVIPQPHATRDIPEALFALVEDADDGPGLSTWVERDATAEQVREVMVHRSIYTLKEADPHSWAIPRLHGRAKAALVEIQADEYGGGRADRLHAEIFAKTMRSMGLDDRYGAYADHVPALVYSSMNLMSMFGLQRRLRGAIAGHLAAYEMTSSIPCKAYAAGLRRLGFDDEAAEYFDEHVEADAVHEQIAARDLGGGLTEDEPALADEVLFGASACLTVDGRLWGSIRSAFEGGGSALRKPVASEEAAP, encoded by the coding sequence ATGCGGCCACCGGAGGCCCGTGGCGAGGTGAGCGAACTCGTGCTCCAGCGCCTGCTCGGCACCGCTCCCGTCGAGCTCGACCCGCGCGTCGCGGCGGCCGCCGCCCGCCGTTCGCCGAGCCTGCTCGAGGACGATGACGTGCAGCTCGCACTCTTCCTCCTGTACGAGCTGCACTACGGCGGCGTCGAAGGGGTCGAGGACGACCTCGAATGGGAGCCGGGCGTCCTCGCGTTCCGGCGCGAGATCGAACGCGCCTACGAGGCCGAGCTGCGCGAGGTCATCCCGCAGCCGCACGCGACGCGCGACATCCCTGAGGCGCTCTTCGCGCTGGTCGAGGACGCCGACGACGGACCCGGCCTCTCCACGTGGGTCGAGCGCGACGCGACCGCCGAGCAGGTGCGCGAGGTGATGGTGCATCGCTCGATCTACACGCTCAAGGAAGCGGACCCGCACAGCTGGGCCATCCCCCGGCTGCACGGACGCGCGAAGGCCGCGCTCGTCGAGATCCAGGCCGACGAGTACGGCGGGGGCCGGGCGGATCGGTTGCACGCCGAGATCTTCGCGAAGACCATGCGCTCGATGGGGCTCGACGACCGCTACGGCGCATACGCCGATCACGTCCCGGCGCTCGTGTACTCGTCCATGAACCTCATGTCGATGTTCGGCCTGCAGCGCCGGCTCCGCGGCGCGATCGCCGGGCACCTCGCCGCGTACGAGATGACCTCGTCGATCCCGTGCAAGGCGTACGCGGCAGGTCTGCGCAGGCTCGGCTTCGACGACGAGGCCGCCGAGTACTTCGACGAGCACGTCGAGGCCGACGCGGTGCACGAGCAGATCGCCGCGCGCGATCTAGGGGGCGGCCTCACCGAGGACGAGCCCGCACTCGCGGACGAGGTCCTCTTCGGGGCATCCGCGTGCCTGACCGTCGACGGCCGCCTCTGGGGCAGCATCCGCTCGGCCTTCGAAGGCGGCGGCTCCGCCCTGAGGAAGCCGGTGGCTTCGGAGGAGGCGGCGCCATGA
- a CDS encoding DNA-3-methyladenine glycosylase family protein produces the protein MLAPHSHEWRPRHPTDLHQTVGSLRRGPGDPTYVGDAAGAVWRTTRTVAGSATIRLTQPAPDLLRCEGWGDGAALAVAQAPELLGDRDDPTGFEPRLDLLRDAHRRNAGLRIPRTAAVFEALVPAILEQKIITLQAHASWRRLVQRFGDPAPGPVPRPMFVVPAAETWADVPTWEWHRANVDPRRARTIVNAAHFAAKIDAAADLSAEGAAARLMLFPGIGPWTAAEVAQRALGDADAVSVGDFHLSNHVGHALYGRDMSDDEMLEALAPWAGHRYRVIRLLFAARVPGRPRRGPRLAFVDHTGH, from the coding sequence GTGCTCGCTCCGCATTCGCACGAGTGGCGGCCGAGGCATCCGACCGATCTGCACCAGACCGTCGGCAGCCTCCGCCGCGGGCCGGGCGACCCCACGTACGTCGGCGACGCGGCCGGTGCCGTCTGGCGCACGACGCGCACGGTCGCCGGCTCGGCGACGATCCGGCTCACGCAGCCCGCACCCGATCTGCTGCGCTGCGAGGGGTGGGGTGACGGCGCCGCGCTCGCCGTGGCGCAGGCGCCCGAGCTGCTCGGCGATCGCGACGATCCGACGGGGTTCGAGCCGCGCCTCGACCTCCTCCGCGACGCCCACCGCCGCAACGCGGGGCTGCGCATCCCGCGCACGGCGGCGGTCTTCGAGGCACTGGTGCCGGCGATCCTCGAGCAGAAGATCATCACGCTTCAGGCGCACGCCTCCTGGCGCCGGCTCGTGCAGCGGTTCGGCGATCCGGCTCCCGGCCCGGTGCCGCGACCGATGTTCGTCGTGCCGGCCGCCGAGACCTGGGCGGACGTGCCGACCTGGGAATGGCATCGCGCCAACGTCGACCCGAGGCGCGCCCGCACGATCGTGAACGCGGCGCACTTCGCCGCGAAGATCGACGCGGCGGCCGACCTGTCGGCCGAGGGTGCGGCGGCGCGCCTCATGCTCTTCCCGGGGATCGGCCCGTGGACCGCCGCCGAGGTCGCGCAGCGCGCGCTCGGCGATGCCGACGCGGTGTCGGTCGGCGACTTCCACCTCTCGAACCACGTCGGTCACGCGCTGTACGGTCGCGACATGTCCGACGACGAGATGCTCGAGGCGCTCGCGCCCTGGGCGGGGCACCGCTACCGGGTCATCCGGCTCCTGTTCGCCGCCCGCGTGCCCGGCCGTCCGAGGCGCGGCCCGCGCCTCGCCTTCGTCGACCACACCGGGCACTGA
- a CDS encoding winged helix-turn-helix transcriptional regulator, producing the protein MQESHVPIDDLARHRSSARLHELGQIDEEACRRFTASVEFAGRKWNAAILLAGVRGARRFSEYRAHIAGISDRLLAARLRELEAERLIERHVRATTPVTVSYTPSSRAIQLIELLQPLAEWGHAQDAARDRAAASAE; encoded by the coding sequence ATGCAGGAGTCGCACGTTCCCATCGACGACCTCGCCCGGCACCGCAGCAGCGCGCGACTGCACGAGCTGGGGCAGATCGATGAAGAGGCGTGCCGCAGGTTCACGGCATCGGTCGAGTTCGCGGGCCGCAAGTGGAACGCGGCCATCCTGCTCGCCGGCGTGCGCGGCGCCCGCCGGTTCTCCGAGTACCGCGCGCACATCGCCGGCATCTCGGATCGGCTGCTCGCCGCTCGGCTGCGCGAACTCGAGGCCGAGCGGCTCATCGAGCGCCATGTGCGGGCGACCACGCCGGTCACCGTCAGCTACACACCCAGCTCGCGCGCCATCCAGCTCATCGAGCTGCTGCAGCCGTTGGCCGAGTGGGGGCACGCGCAGGATGCGGCGCGCGATCGCGCCGCCGCGTCGGCCGAGTAG